A genomic segment from Orrella daihaiensis encodes:
- a CDS encoding ABC transporter ATP-binding protein produces the protein MSNLPWNTSEPLLEVKGLQAWYAAAQALFDVSLQIRQGEVVALMGRNGAGKSTTMKTIMAMMSRRAGQVRFMGQDISAWPTHDIASSGLGFVPEDRRIFTALTVSENLLVGRQGARAWPDGTPAPYWTVEQLFELFPNLRDMQQRLGSQMSGGEQQMLTVARSLMGNPYLVLLDEPSEGVAPVIVEQMAHMILELKARGVSILLSEQNLHFAELVCDRAYVLEKGVIQYEGTMAELDANESVRRAYLSV, from the coding sequence ATGAGTAATCTGCCCTGGAATACGTCAGAGCCGCTATTGGAAGTCAAAGGCTTGCAAGCATGGTATGCAGCAGCGCAAGCGTTATTCGATGTGTCGCTGCAAATCAGGCAGGGTGAAGTGGTTGCTCTCATGGGGCGTAACGGTGCGGGTAAGTCCACCACCATGAAAACCATCATGGCAATGATGAGTCGTCGGGCGGGTCAAGTCAGGTTCATGGGTCAGGATATATCAGCATGGCCAACGCATGATATCGCGTCAAGTGGCTTGGGCTTTGTGCCTGAAGATCGCCGCATTTTTACGGCATTAACCGTTTCAGAAAATCTCCTAGTCGGTCGGCAGGGGGCTCGCGCGTGGCCTGATGGGACACCCGCGCCATACTGGACAGTTGAGCAACTGTTCGAGTTATTCCCTAACTTGAGAGATATGCAGCAACGCTTGGGCAGTCAGATGAGTGGTGGTGAGCAACAGATGCTGACGGTTGCGAGGTCTCTGATGGGTAACCCGTATCTGGTGTTGCTTGATGAGCCTTCTGAGGGTGTGGCGCCTGTGATCGTTGAGCAAATGGCACACATGATTCTTGAGCTCAAGGCGCGTGGCGTGAGCATTCTGTTGTCCGAACAAAACCTGCACTTTGCCGAGCTGGTTTGTGACCGGGCTTATGTGCTCGAGAAGGGGGTGATTCAGTATGAAGGCACGATGGCTGAACTCGATGCCAACGAGTCAGTTCGACGGGCATACCTGAGCGTATAG
- a CDS encoding ABC transporter ATP-binding protein — protein MSLLTVKGLGKSFGGVKAVDGIDFSVGPGELLALIGPNGAGKSTTFNMVNGQILADRGSIELAGQELIGMRPREIWRLGVGRTFQIAETFESLTVCENVQMALISADRQLYSFFKRASRHARDRALALLDLVGMLDQADRSSSELAYADVKRVELAIALANSPRLLLMDEPTAGMAPGERNALMALTKQLVTDQGIAVLFTEHSMDVVFAYADRIIVLARGRLIAEGTPAQIRDNPKVQEVYFGTGKTFEKLQSSKEGSA, from the coding sequence ATGAGCCTTTTAACGGTTAAAGGTCTAGGTAAGTCCTTTGGTGGCGTCAAAGCAGTAGATGGCATCGATTTCTCGGTTGGGCCCGGCGAGTTGCTTGCTTTGATTGGTCCCAACGGCGCTGGTAAGTCAACCACGTTCAACATGGTCAACGGCCAAATTCTGGCTGACCGCGGATCTATTGAATTGGCTGGCCAGGAATTGATCGGGATGCGCCCGCGCGAGATCTGGCGATTGGGTGTTGGGCGTACCTTTCAGATTGCCGAAACGTTTGAATCCCTGACGGTTTGTGAGAATGTGCAAATGGCACTGATCTCCGCAGATCGGCAGTTGTATTCCTTCTTCAAAAGAGCATCGCGTCACGCACGTGACCGTGCATTGGCATTGCTTGACCTTGTTGGGATGCTTGATCAGGCCGACCGATCAAGTAGCGAGTTGGCTTATGCTGATGTCAAAAGGGTCGAGTTGGCAATTGCACTGGCCAATTCCCCCCGGCTATTGCTGATGGATGAGCCCACGGCAGGCATGGCTCCGGGCGAACGCAATGCCCTGATGGCGCTAACAAAGCAGTTAGTGACCGATCAGGGCATCGCTGTGCTTTTTACCGAGCACAGCATGGATGTTGTATTTGCGTATGCTGACCGCATCATTGTCCTTGCGCGAGGGCGTTTGATTGCTGAGGGCACGCCGGCACAAATTCGTGATAACCCCAAAGTTCAGGAAGTGTATTTCGGGACGGGCAAGACCTTTGAGAAGCTGCAATCGTCAAAGGAGGGGTCAGCATGA